One region of Desertifilum tharense IPPAS B-1220 genomic DNA includes:
- a CDS encoding AAA-like domain-containing protein: protein MQYQVGGSLARDAPSYVDRQADRDLCTALQQGQFCYVFTARQMGKTSLLVRTYYHLRQQGYCCAVLDCTAIGGEQATPLQWYKGMLKDLWRGLPALRTFDLQSWWKQQQDLSFPQRLSQFFGEVLLPTLADRPIVILIDEIESLLNLPFAVDDFFAVLRSCYDRRSLAPDYHRLNFAIFGVTTPHNLASDRPSTLFTEGRAIALNDFTPTQAQPLAQGLAPFTPHPHLLLAEILKWTNGQPFLTQKLCQIAIAASPDSQITLRAVSAPEIASWVETLVRDRLLYNWQWQDEPQHLKTIRDRLLLASANQERRIHLYNQVLHSPLQIAATPSSECTELLLSGLVVAEAGYLRVKNPIYAQIFNTAWIESQL from the coding sequence ATGCAATATCAAGTTGGGGGTAGCCTTGCACGCGACGCCCCCAGCTACGTGGATCGTCAAGCCGATCGAGACCTATGCACCGCCCTTCAGCAAGGTCAGTTTTGTTACGTTTTCACAGCGCGTCAGATGGGCAAAACTTCTTTGTTGGTTCGGACTTATTACCACTTGCGCCAACAGGGATATTGCTGCGCGGTTTTAGATTGCACAGCGATCGGCGGCGAACAAGCAACGCCCCTTCAATGGTACAAAGGAATGCTCAAAGATTTGTGGCGCGGATTGCCAGCACTGAGAACCTTTGATTTGCAAAGCTGGTGGAAACAACAGCAGGATCTTTCCTTTCCTCAACGTCTCAGCCAATTTTTTGGCGAAGTTCTGTTGCCCACCCTAGCCGATCGACCGATCGTCATTTTAATAGACGAAATTGAGAGCTTGCTTAACTTACCGTTTGCCGTTGATGACTTTTTTGCCGTCCTGCGTTCTTGTTACGATCGACGATCGCTTGCACCCGATTACCATCGCCTCAATTTTGCGATTTTCGGCGTTACAACCCCGCACAATCTAGCCTCCGATCGCCCATCCACCCTGTTTACAGAAGGCCGTGCGATCGCTCTCAATGATTTTACCCCCACCCAAGCCCAACCCCTCGCCCAAGGTCTGGCCCCATTTACCCCACATCCGCACCTTCTGCTAGCCGAAATCCTGAAATGGACAAACGGACAACCTTTTTTAACTCAGAAACTTTGCCAAATAGCGATCGCCGCCAGCCCTGACTCTCAGATCACCCTTCGCGCAGTTTCCGCCCCAGAAATCGCATCTTGGGTAGAAACCTTAGTTCGCGATCGCCTGCTTTACAACTGGCAATGGCAAGATGAACCCCAACACCTCAAAACAATCCGCGATCGCCTGCTGTTGGCTTCAGCCAACCAAGAACGACGCATTCATCTCTATAACCAAGTGCTACATTCTCCCTTGCAGATCGCAGCAACCCCCAGTAGCGAATGCACAGAACTCCTATTATCGGGTTTAGTCGTCGCAGAAGCAGGCTATTTACGAGTCAAAAACCCCATCTACGCCCAAATCTTCAACACCGCCTGGATCGAGTCTCAGTTATAA
- a CDS encoding AAA family ATPase → MDRYQILTKIHESDSSLVYRAVDTLNNRPVVLKILKAEYPSPLAIARYKREYEITRALDVDGAIKAYDLFPNRNTMVMVLEDFGGESLEVWLQSRSFLLAEALPLVVKICGAIAQIHAANIIHKDINPSNIVYNPQTGQVKLIDFGISTPFNRENPTLKNPNLLEGTLAYMSPEQTGRMNRFIDRSTDFYSFGATLYRLLTRKAPFVTDDLLELIHCHIAKPPIPPQRVNPEVPIAVSKIVMKLLAKTAEERYQNALGIQADLEQCWQQFQQSGMIVEFPLARYDVSDRLTIPQKLYGRDLEISTLLSTFQRIIDRTGRRSTEMVLVAGYAGIGKSVLVQELYKPITQQRGYFIAGKFEQFQRNIPYSAIASAFRSLVQQLLTESDAELAGWRERLLAAFGVNGQAMIDVIPEIELIVGSQPPLQLLEPTETRNRFNTVFLNFLQVFCQKAHPLAIFLDDLQWADSATLRLLEVMSDRDLGYLMCIGAYRDREVDEDHPLIKMRDRLQEQGAIVNTLTLTPLQLEEIAQLLADALHQDREGVKPLAELVFKKTSGNPFFINEFLKTIYQEQLLVFDRDRQCWQWQIQAIERLGITDNVVDLMIDKLKKLPEATQEALSLAACIGTDFDLGELAQVGQLSPPQMFESLFLAIQLGLIQPSSPLEVSNSEIPLESALVVNKYRFQHDRVQQAAYALMDGDRQQQVHLKLGQLLLANLRKPVVGKNLFTLVDRLNLGRVLLESDREKWELTELNLKAGKQAKQATAYKAAETYLNLAKDICPGNIWQERYPMALDLYKELAEVEYLVGNIERSQELIEQSIQQAKSSFDSSEFYYLQINQYTLLAKYKESIELGLTVLNTLGVTLPTENYQAAFDREIQIYKENLGLREISALQNLPEMEIIEKGAALKILSRIFPTAWIIDPILMNIIGIKAVNLNLQYGHTSVSATVYGFMAFIVAHVLQDYQSGYEYTSLGMKLAERYNDLASKAVVSQAHANLISPWLKHINLSENINIEGIEAGLQVGDLQVTGYTYTYNLYNLIYQGRNLESLLKEASQALSFAQKTQNTWAKNCILAAQILIQNLLGLTESQFCFATEEIDEASFIEVCQAEQTLAAICFYHIFKTQILYLYGQPVTLSELEETEKLTAFIPGTISVAKHNFYSSLSLLSLYSQASETEKTAYLQKLEANQQQLKKWADRCPENFEHQYLLIAAEMSRLLGQTHETMSLYDRAIQAANQQEFIHEEALANELIANFWLTQNKTEFAQIHLKKARQGYQIWGAQSKVEALERKYIQWLDSAPSQNQNATLHPITTTGKHSGEVLDFDAVLKASQAISGEIVLEQLLTQVMKAVIANAGAQRGFLILDKSGRWAIEAEATVDLEPTHILQSLPIDAINPVTQTPILSTAIVNYVVRSCENVVLNDATEDGPFTRDAYILALQPKSILCTPLLNQGRLAGVLYLENNLATGAFTPDRIETLKIIATQAAISIENAHLYNQLEEYNQTLEQKVEERTKELLSTVKVLKATQAELVLENALLRSAEAPSTYDYHIGGSLPLDAPTYVVRSADRHLYKALKLGQLCYVLNTRQMGKSSLRVQTMKKMQAEGFTCAALDISVLSSSQATLEQWYAGFAYLLVSGLQLSKTVNIRAWWRDRNILSPIQRLSECINEVILPSIATPIIIFIDEIDSLIDLSFDSSPFFGIIRTCYNKRADTPDYQRLNFVLLGVATPSQLIQDKQRTPFNVGQAIPLNGFQVHEAQPLLQGLTQRVSNPQTLLKEAIAWTGGQPFLTQKLCKLICTSDSPIPPNDEAAWVEALVRSQIIENWEAQDQPEHLTTIRDRLLIDRPKAVQRLALYRQILNQGKIPATDTPEAIELLMSGLVVKRDNYLQVNNPIYQLVFNEDWIETTLALIN, encoded by the coding sequence ATGGATCGTTATCAGATTCTTACCAAAATTCATGAAAGCGATAGTTCTTTGGTTTATCGGGCTGTTGATACCTTGAACAATCGACCCGTTGTTCTCAAAATCTTGAAAGCAGAGTATCCGAGTCCTTTGGCGATCGCGCGCTATAAGCGGGAGTATGAAATTACCCGCGCTTTGGATGTTGATGGGGCAATTAAGGCTTATGACCTATTTCCCAATCGCAATACAATGGTAATGGTTTTAGAGGATTTTGGTGGAGAGTCGCTTGAGGTTTGGTTGCAGTCTCGATCGTTCTTGCTGGCGGAAGCTTTGCCCTTGGTGGTGAAGATTTGCGGGGCGATCGCCCAAATTCATGCGGCTAATATTATTCATAAAGATATTAATCCGTCCAATATTGTTTACAATCCCCAAACTGGACAAGTTAAGCTGATTGATTTTGGCATTTCTACCCCATTTAATCGCGAAAATCCGACGCTCAAAAATCCCAATCTCCTAGAAGGGACTTTGGCTTATATGTCGCCGGAACAAACCGGGAGAATGAATCGCTTTATCGATCGCAGTACAGATTTTTATTCTTTTGGGGCAACCTTATATCGCTTGTTAACTCGCAAAGCGCCGTTTGTTACAGACGATCTCTTAGAGTTGATTCACTGTCATATTGCCAAGCCTCCCATTCCGCCCCAGCGCGTTAACCCAGAGGTGCCGATCGCAGTCTCTAAGATTGTGATGAAGTTGTTGGCAAAAACCGCAGAGGAACGCTATCAAAATGCGCTGGGGATTCAGGCGGATCTCGAACAATGCTGGCAGCAGTTTCAGCAAAGCGGGATGATTGTGGAGTTTCCCTTAGCCCGTTACGATGTTTCCGATCGCTTGACGATTCCTCAAAAATTGTATGGGCGAGATCTGGAAATTTCTACGTTACTTTCCACTTTCCAAAGAATTATAGACCGCACGGGGCGAAGATCGACGGAGATGGTTTTGGTGGCTGGCTATGCGGGAATTGGCAAGTCGGTTCTGGTGCAAGAACTCTATAAGCCGATTACCCAACAACGGGGATATTTTATTGCGGGTAAGTTTGAGCAGTTTCAGCGCAATATTCCCTATAGCGCGATCGCCTCTGCGTTTCGATCCCTAGTACAGCAATTGCTGACGGAAAGCGATGCGGAGTTGGCAGGGTGGCGCGAGAGGCTATTAGCGGCGTTTGGGGTCAATGGACAGGCGATGATTGATGTTATCCCCGAAATTGAACTGATTGTCGGTTCTCAGCCCCCCTTGCAGCTTCTAGAACCCACAGAGACGCGAAATCGATTTAATACGGTCTTTCTCAATTTCTTGCAGGTGTTTTGCCAGAAGGCGCACCCGTTGGCGATCTTCCTTGACGATCTGCAATGGGCAGATTCTGCAACGCTGAGGCTGTTGGAGGTGATGAGCGATCGCGATCTGGGCTATCTGATGTGTATTGGTGCCTACCGCGATCGCGAAGTCGATGAGGATCATCCTTTAATTAAAATGCGCGATCGCCTCCAAGAGCAAGGGGCGATTGTCAATACGCTGACGCTGACGCCTTTGCAGCTTGAGGAAATTGCTCAATTGCTGGCGGATGCGCTACACCAAGATCGAGAGGGTGTCAAACCTCTGGCAGAATTGGTTTTTAAAAAGACTTCTGGCAATCCTTTTTTCATTAATGAGTTTCTGAAAACGATTTATCAAGAACAGTTGCTCGTCTTCGATCGCGATCGCCAATGCTGGCAATGGCAAATTCAGGCGATTGAAAGATTGGGCATTACTGACAATGTTGTTGATTTGATGATTGATAAGTTGAAGAAGTTGCCAGAAGCGACACAAGAAGCTTTGTCTCTGGCTGCTTGTATTGGCACTGATTTCGATTTGGGGGAATTGGCTCAAGTGGGACAACTGTCGCCTCCTCAAATGTTTGAAAGTCTTTTTTTGGCGATTCAGTTGGGTTTGATTCAACCCAGTTCTCCCCTAGAAGTTAGCAACTCTGAAATTCCTTTAGAATCGGCTTTGGTGGTCAATAAATATAGATTTCAGCATGACCGCGTTCAACAGGCGGCTTATGCTTTAATGGATGGCGATCGCCAGCAGCAAGTTCATCTCAAATTAGGTCAATTATTGTTAGCCAATCTTCGTAAACCTGTGGTTGGTAAAAACTTGTTTACTTTGGTCGATCGCTTAAACCTGGGGCGGGTTTTGCTGGAGAGCGATCGCGAAAAATGGGAACTGACAGAGTTAAACTTAAAAGCGGGCAAGCAAGCTAAACAAGCCACTGCTTATAAAGCGGCTGAAACTTACTTGAATCTTGCTAAAGATATTTGTCCTGGAAACATTTGGCAAGAACGCTATCCAATGGCGCTTGACCTTTATAAGGAACTTGCAGAAGTTGAATATTTAGTTGGAAATATTGAGCGATCGCAAGAATTAATCGAACAATCTATCCAGCAAGCAAAATCAAGCTTTGACAGTTCAGAATTTTATTATCTGCAAATTAATCAATATACTTTGTTGGCAAAATACAAAGAATCAATTGAATTGGGATTAACTGTCTTAAACACCCTAGGAGTTACTTTGCCAACTGAAAATTATCAGGCGGCTTTCGATCGGGAAATTCAAATCTATAAAGAGAATTTGGGATTGCGAGAGATTAGCGCCTTACAGAATCTTCCAGAAATGGAAATCATAGAGAAAGGGGCAGCCCTAAAAATTCTTTCTCGTATTTTTCCTACGGCTTGGATTATCGATCCAATTCTGATGAATATCATTGGAATAAAGGCTGTTAATCTTAATTTGCAATATGGTCATACTTCTGTCTCAGCAACTGTTTATGGATTTATGGCATTTATTGTGGCTCATGTTTTACAAGATTATCAATCAGGTTACGAGTATACTTCTCTGGGAATGAAGTTAGCCGAGCGTTATAATGATTTGGCTTCTAAAGCGGTTGTAAGCCAAGCTCATGCTAATTTAATTTCTCCTTGGTTAAAGCATATTAATCTTTCTGAAAATATTAATATTGAAGGAATTGAGGCTGGACTGCAAGTAGGCGACTTGCAAGTTACGGGTTATACTTATACTTATAATTTGTATAACTTAATTTATCAGGGTAGAAATTTAGAATCCCTCTTAAAGGAAGCTTCTCAAGCTTTAAGCTTTGCTCAAAAAACGCAAAACACCTGGGCAAAAAATTGTATTCTTGCGGCTCAGATATTAATTCAAAACTTATTAGGATTAACTGAAAGCCAGTTTTGCTTCGCCACAGAAGAGATAGACGAAGCTAGTTTTATAGAGGTTTGCCAAGCCGAGCAAACCCTTGCGGCTATTTGCTTTTATCATATTTTCAAAACTCAAATTCTCTATTTATATGGTCAACCTGTAACCCTGTCTGAACTTGAAGAAACTGAAAAACTAACAGCTTTTATTCCCGGTACTATTTCGGTTGCCAAACATAACTTTTATTCTTCCCTAAGTCTTCTGAGCCTCTATTCTCAAGCTTCTGAAACCGAAAAAACAGCCTATTTACAGAAACTAGAAGCCAATCAACAACAATTAAAAAAATGGGCAGATCGCTGTCCTGAAAACTTTGAACATCAATATCTGTTAATTGCGGCTGAAATGAGTCGTCTATTGGGACAAACCCATGAAACCATGAGTTTATACGATCGGGCAATTCAAGCTGCCAACCAACAGGAATTTATCCACGAAGAAGCCCTAGCCAACGAACTCATTGCTAACTTTTGGCTAACCCAAAACAAGACTGAATTTGCTCAAATTCACCTCAAAAAAGCTCGCCAAGGATATCAGATTTGGGGTGCCCAAAGCAAAGTAGAAGCATTAGAGCGAAAATACATCCAATGGCTAGATTCAGCCCCCTCTCAGAATCAAAATGCCACGCTGCATCCCATTACCACAACCGGAAAACACTCAGGAGAAGTTCTAGATTTTGATGCTGTTCTCAAAGCTTCTCAAGCGATTTCGGGCGAAATTGTTTTAGAACAACTGTTAACCCAAGTCATGAAAGCCGTTATTGCTAACGCAGGCGCGCAACGGGGTTTCTTGATTTTAGACAAAAGTGGTCGTTGGGCCATTGAAGCAGAAGCTACAGTCGATTTAGAACCGACCCACATTCTCCAATCGCTTCCCATCGATGCGATTAACCCTGTCACCCAAACCCCCATTCTCTCCACAGCAATTGTTAACTATGTCGTCCGTAGCTGCGAAAATGTGGTTTTAAATGATGCGACTGAAGACGGCCCATTTACTCGCGATGCCTATATTTTAGCCTTGCAACCCAAATCCATCCTCTGTACTCCCCTGCTTAACCAAGGCAGACTCGCCGGAGTTCTCTATTTAGAAAATAACTTAGCCACTGGCGCATTTACTCCAGACCGAATTGAAACCTTAAAAATTATTGCCACTCAAGCCGCAATTTCTATTGAAAATGCCCATCTCTACAACCAATTAGAAGAATATAACCAAACCCTAGAGCAAAAAGTTGAGGAACGTACCAAAGAACTTCTCAGTACAGTGAAAGTGCTGAAAGCCACGCAAGCAGAATTGGTTTTAGAAAACGCTTTACTCAGAAGCGCTGAAGCCCCTTCAACTTACGATTATCACATCGGCGGTAGCTTGCCCCTAGATGCGCCCACTTATGTTGTCCGTTCCGCAGACCGACATCTTTATAAAGCCTTGAAATTAGGACAACTGTGTTACGTCTTAAATACTCGTCAAATGGGTAAGTCTAGCTTGCGCGTCCAAACCATGAAAAAAATGCAAGCAGAAGGCTTTACCTGTGCTGCCCTCGATATTTCAGTTCTCAGCAGTTCCCAAGCTACCCTAGAACAGTGGTATGCAGGTTTTGCGTACTTGTTAGTCAGCGGCTTGCAACTTTCCAAAACTGTGAATATCCGGGCTTGGTGGCGCGATCGCAATATTTTATCGCCCATTCAGCGCTTATCTGAATGTATCAACGAAGTCATCTTACCCTCGATTGCCACCCCCATTATTATCTTCATTGACGAAATCGATAGCCTGATCGATCTATCCTTTGACAGCAGCCCATTTTTTGGCATCATCCGCACTTGCTATAACAAACGCGCCGACACTCCCGACTACCAGCGCCTCAACTTCGTCTTATTAGGCGTAGCTACCCCCTCTCAACTAATTCAAGATAAACAGCGTACGCCCTTTAATGTCGGTCAAGCCATTCCACTCAATGGTTTTCAAGTCCATGAAGCCCAACCCCTACTCCAAGGCCTTACCCAGCGCGTCTCCAACCCGCAAACCCTCCTCAAAGAAGCGATCGCTTGGACGGGGGGACAGCCTTTTCTGACGCAAAAACTCTGCAAGCTGATCTGCACATCCGACTCCCCCATCCCCCCTAACGATGAAGCCGCCTGGGTAGAAGCCTTAGTGCGATCGCAAATCATCGAAAATTGGGAAGCCCAAGACCAACCCGAACATTTAACCACAATCCGCGATCGCCTGCTAATCGATCGACCCAAAGCCGTCCAACGACTGGCACTATACCGCCAAATCTTAAACCAGGGCAAAATCCCCGCCACCGACACTCCAGAAGCCATAGAACTCCTCATGTCTGGCTTAGTCGTCAAGCGAGACAACTACCTCCAAGTCAACAACCCCATTTATCAACTCGTCTTCAACGAAGATTGGATCGAAACCACACTCGCCCTCATTAACTAA
- a CDS encoding transposase, with protein MRYRRARMPGATYFFTVVTYQRQQILHLPDNITLLRQAFRHVKQRHPFNIDAIAILPDHLHCLWTLPPDSADFSTRWRLIKQYFSRSCQQHYKQPRSRSRIKKQEQAVWQRRFWEHQIRDDRDFSNHVDYIHFNPVKHGLVTAAREWPYSSFRRFVEAGQYEEDWGMAEMSFPVGVGFE; from the coding sequence ATGAGATACCGCCGCGCTAGAATGCCTGGAGCTACTTACTTTTTTACGGTTGTTACTTATCAGCGCCAGCAGATATTGCATCTTCCCGATAACATCACTTTATTACGTCAAGCCTTCCGTCACGTTAAACAACGTCATCCCTTTAACATTGACGCGATCGCAATTCTCCCCGATCATTTGCATTGCTTGTGGACTCTACCGCCAGACAGCGCAGATTTTTCAACCCGTTGGCGATTGATTAAACAATATTTCAGTCGCTCTTGTCAGCAGCATTATAAACAACCGCGATCGCGATCGCGTATCAAAAAACAGGAACAAGCTGTTTGGCAAAGACGGTTTTGGGAACATCAAATTCGGGACGATCGCGACTTTAGCAACCATGTAGATTATATTCACTTTAATCCGGTTAAACATGGATTGGTAACGGCTGCGCGAGAATGGCCTTATTCAAGTTTTCGACGGTTTGTGGAAGCGGGACAATATGAGGAGGACTGGGGAATGGCTGAAATGTCGTTTCCGGTGGGGGTTGGCTTTGAATAA
- a CDS encoding amidohydrolase family protein, with the protein MLNGYQIIDADSHVYEPHQMWLQYLEPAFRGFALSADLKIKGESIVNPHSERLRQEAGQQAIASHPRSWLNQFDAESQVQAMYQMGVDIAFIYPTYFSWVIGMDAIAPQLAGAYVRAYNNWLQDFCSYNPQILRGVGVVNPHAPEEMVPELERIADWGWKAVFLRPNPVKGRILSDRAYEPFWSACEALEISVSLHEGTHSRSPTAGSDRFETRFALHACSHPMEQMMALLALIEGGVLERHPQLKVGLLESGCGWIPYWLWRLDREYEDLRWEVGDRVKLKPSEYFRRQCFIAMEPNEPYLAQFIDAIGADNLIFGSDYPHMDHRPNGVAEVVALETQLSPEIIHKIVWDNPKRFYHLTP; encoded by the coding sequence ATGCTCAACGGTTATCAAATTATCGATGCTGATTCTCATGTTTACGAACCGCACCAGATGTGGTTGCAGTATCTGGAACCGGCGTTTCGAGGTTTTGCTTTATCTGCGGATCTCAAGATTAAAGGAGAATCGATTGTTAATCCCCATTCCGAACGCCTGCGCCAGGAAGCCGGACAACAGGCGATCGCATCTCATCCGCGATCGTGGTTGAATCAGTTTGATGCGGAATCTCAGGTGCAAGCGATGTACCAAATGGGGGTTGATATTGCTTTTATCTATCCCACCTATTTTTCTTGGGTGATTGGTATGGATGCGATCGCGCCGCAACTCGCCGGGGCCTATGTACGGGCTTATAATAACTGGTTGCAGGATTTTTGCAGCTACAACCCACAAATCTTGCGCGGGGTGGGGGTGGTGAATCCCCACGCACCAGAGGAGATGGTACCAGAGTTAGAACGCATTGCTGATTGGGGTTGGAAAGCCGTATTTTTACGACCAAATCCAGTGAAAGGGCGAATTTTGAGCGATCGCGCTTACGAACCGTTTTGGAGTGCGTGCGAAGCCTTGGAAATTTCTGTCAGCTTGCACGAAGGGACGCATAGCCGTTCGCCAACTGCGGGAAGCGATCGCTTTGAAACCCGTTTTGCACTCCATGCTTGTTCGCATCCAATGGAACAGATGATGGCATTGCTGGCTTTAATTGAAGGAGGCGTTTTAGAGCGCCATCCTCAGCTCAAAGTCGGGTTGCTAGAATCGGGATGCGGTTGGATTCCTTACTGGCTGTGGCGACTCGATCGCGAATATGAGGATTTGCGCTGGGAAGTTGGCGATCGCGTCAAGCTGAAGCCTTCGGAATATTTTCGCCGCCAGTGCTTTATTGCAATGGAACCGAATGAGCCTTATTTAGCTCAATTCATCGATGCGATCGGTGCAGATAATCTAATCTTTGGTTCAGACTATCCTCACATGGATCATAGACCGAATGGAGTCGCGGAAGTGGTTGCCCTAGAAACCCAACTGTCTCCAGAAATCATCCATAAAATTGTTTGGGATAACCCAAAGCGTTTTTATCACCTAACCCCGTAG